The genomic region TCCTCTGTCCTGACTCCCACTCCGCCTTCCTGTCTTCTAGAATGCAGCCAACCGGGGCCTGAAGGCCAGCGAGTGGGTGCAGCAGGTGTCAGGCCTGATGGACGGCAAAGGCGGTGGCAAAGACGTGTCTGCTCAGGCTACGGGCAAGAACGTGGGCTGCCTGCAGGAGGCGCTGCAGCTGGCCACCTCCTTTGCCCAGCTGCGCCTGGGAGACGTGAAGAACTGAGAGGGAAGGGCAGGTCCGCCAGGAGgcatctcccccacctccccgaCCCAGACACACCTATCCAGCCAGGAGCTCTCCTTCCACCACAAGGACGTTTGAATCTTGGGACCTTTAAACAGTCCCGTCTGTCCTAACCCAGCAGTAACCGGAACTTAACCTGGGAGCCAGCCTGTGACTCAACACCCACGTTACATTTCTGCCCTGAGCACATCCGCGCCATCCGTGTAGAACTACTACCCGAGGATTGCTTTTTCATCATCACACTTGTGTCTATAGAGAGTTCTTTGCAGACTCAGTGCTATGGGCCTCAAGGGAGGAATCATTTTTGCTGCAGAGAATAAAAAGACCATGTGCAATACTTGATACGATACtgccatgtgattttttttactcCTCCCCTCTCGCCCTCCTCCCCGTAGGTGTCCCCAGTATGATAACCCATGCTTCCCTGGGTGTCTGTAGAGTAATTGCTGGTTCCACCTGGTTTCTGGTTGCGGTCCTTGCTGAGTCCAGCCCCAGACCCCTGAACTTTGAGAATAATGGTCCCTGGATTTGCGTCAAAACACCTATGGGGATGGCTCACAGAATAGGGTGATAGAAGAACTAATTATTCAATGGAAGATGGTCCCTGGGGTTGCTGGCAGCAGAGAGAGGCTTCGTTTTTGGTGCTTTTTACAGTAGAACATTCTCATTTATAAGTCTCATATGTCTTTCCTTCTGATGTACAGGTTGGATGTGAGGTCGGATACATTCCTTGGTATAGGAGATTTTTTAGGGAACATTAGTTGCCTCCTCCTACACCTTGACTTCCAGGTCATTCCAGGTTTCAGGACCTAACTTGGACGGTGAAGATGGAGACTCTGACCTGGTTCTGTCCATTTACCCCAGTCTGAAGACAGCTGGGTTTGGGAGCTGTAGTGTGTAGTACTTAGTTGTGCCCTCTCTGGCTGACTTCAAGTCCCCTGGGTACAGCAGGCTGGCCCTGAATCATTCTCAGCCCTGCTGACTTGGAGCAGAAAAAGCAGGTTTGTGCTGAGAGGAGATGCAGAGACCACCAGTCACAAGGCCTGGGGGTGAAGAGGAGAAACAGGAAGGGTGCTGAGGCCCTGGCTGCAAAAAGGCAAGCCAGGTGAGGAGTGTGAGGCATACAAAGAGCTCACACAGTCCGCAGCGCGGGAGAGTTCCAAATGCACCCCACAAGCTGTGCCAGCCAGGGCACAGTACCAGAGGGACCTCTTGGGCAAGGCGGTGGGGGAACATGTATACAGATGTGTCACTACTGCAGGACCAATTACAGCTTCACAAGTGAAAGGAAGAAGACCCACGCCCTGGGCTTGCGCTGGCGCGAAGGCTAGAGGTCAGCGGGGCCGGTGTAGATGCCACTTCTGCAGGCCCGTCTGATCCACCCATGCACCCAGCTCTGGCCGTCCTCGCGGTGGCCCGGGGCTCCGCGACGCGCGCCGTCCCCCTCCAGGGCGGCAGGGGGCGGTGTGGCGCCAGCCGCTCTCCCGCGCACCCTCGCGCGGCCGGGCAGGCGGGCGGAAGCGCCGGCGCACGGGGCCCGGCTGACGCGCGGAGCCGGCCGGCAGCAGCGCCGCCATGCCCGGGGACCACCGGCGCATCCGCGGGCCCGAGGAGTCGCAGCCTCCGCAGCTGTACGCGGCCGGCGAGGGCGAGGAGCCGGCCCCTCGCGACCCAGCGCGGCTGCGGCCGGTGTACGCGCGCGCCGGGCTGCTGAGCCAGGCCAAGGGCTCGGCCTACCTGGAGGCGGGCGGCACCAAGGTGCTGTGCGCCGTGTCCGGCCCGCGCCCGGCGGAGGGCGGCGAGCGCGGCGGCGGCCCGGCCGGGGCGGGCGGCGAGGCCCCCGCGGCGCTGCGCGGCCGCCTGCTCTGCGACTTCCGCCGCGCGCCCTTCTCGGGCCGCCGGCGCCGCGCCCCACCGGGCGGCGGCGAGGAGCGCGAGCTGGCGCTGGCGCTGCAGGAAGCGCTCGAGCCGGCCGTGCGCCTGGGCCGCTACCCGCGCGCGCAGCTGGAGGTGTCGGCGCTGCTGCTGGAGGACGGCGGCTCGGCGCTGGCTGCCGCGCTCACGGCCGCCGCGCTCGCTCTGGCCGACGCGGGCGTCGAGATGTACGACCTGGTGGTGGGCTGTGGCCTGAGCCGCGCGCCGGCGCCCGCGCCCGCGTGGCTGCTGGACCCCACGCTGCTGGAGGAGGAACGCGCCGCCGCCGGCCTCACCGTGGCGCTCATGCCGGTGCTCAACCAGGTGGCCGGGGTGCTGGGCAGCGGGGAGGGCGGCCCGACCGAGAGCTGGGCGGAGGCCGTGCGCCTGGGGCTCGAGGGCTGCCAGCGCCTCTACCCCGTTCTTCAGCAGTGCTTGGTGCGGGCCGCCCGCAGGAGGGGTGCCGCCGCGCCCTTCTGAGCCAGAGACCCGAGCAACGACGGACGCCAAGGACCAAGCCGCAGCTGCCACCACAAGGACCCCCGCCGTCGGAGCTGAGAACTGGGAGCATCGGAGAGGATCTGCGGAGGCGTACTCAGAATAGCCGTGTTGGAGCGATTCTTTCCAGATTGCTTCGTTAAAGAAACTTTTCTAATTGAGCTGACTCCCAGCCACGACCCAGTTGAAGAAACCTGCCAGCGCATCTTGACTCCTAAGTTGGAGAGGACTTCCGCTGGGCTCATCGGGAAAACAAGCTGTTGTCCTGCAAGGGACGGACCCTCTGCAGGCCAGCCCGGGACTCCCTCCTGAATAACTGGGCTGCTTTTGAGAGTGGGGATAAGGGGGCTGTGCCTTCCACGTACATCTGAACCCAAACAAAACCAATTTTTATAATCTGAAACATTCTTCTCTTGTTTTTGGTACTGACTTTAACGAGTAAGGCTCTTCTGATCTGGGGAGTGTGTTCTCAGGGCTTGGGACAAGCAGGATCTTAAATGTGTCCTGGTGTTGCTGGTCCGCTGGTGAGAGGGCACTTGAACTGCCAGGAGTGAGAGTTTCTGGATGCTGGAGATGGACTCTGGCCATTGTGTAGACAGAGCGGGCCTGTCTGACCAGGAGGGTGGGCTCTGCCCTGTGTGGCTCCTGAGCCCTGCAGGTTTGTGCTCAGGTCCGAATTGGGGAAAGGGCCACCTGGGGTCCTCCCTGCACCAGCTTGGTGTGACCTGAGCTTGTGTGTCTCAGGGGCCTGCTCAGCTGTAGGAAAGGCTGGCTCAAGGCAGCTGAGAGACCAGAATGAGGCCTGGGGACCACACCAAGAACCCCTGACTAGGGGGAAAAATACAAACTTTATTTGCCCCCAGTGACATGTATTTCCAAAGCATATCTGAAATATATAGAACCAcagcaaaaagaaacaagatagAAACAAGGTAAAAACGGTAACCCTGTGGACACCCAGACAGGACGGGGGCTTTGAGAGGGGAAGAGAGCTGACGCTGCTCCCGGGGGTGAGCGTCCAGCTCTGCTTGCAGGAGCGGGCCTCGGCTCTATGAGATGGTGCGCTGGTGCCGGACAGCTGTGGACCGTCCCCCTTCCCTGCAGTACCTAGACTGCCATTTGGACaaagctaaagtgaaagtgaagttgcacagtcttgtccgactctttgcaaccccatggactgtagccccccaggctcctccttccatgggattctccaggcaagaatattggagtggggtgccactgccttctccaggggatcttcccgacccagggattgaacccaggtctcctacattgcaggcatacgctttaacctctgagccaaagCTAAAAGCAGCACTAAGGCTGGGTTCCTGGCCCATCTGGCTGAGCCACGCCTCCATTTCCATTGCCCTGGCTCCAGAATGGGTGGCATGGGTGCCGCTGAGAGACCCTCAAGAAAACACTCAAGGCAAGGACCGTGCCTGGAGCTGATGAGCCTGGAGGGGTTCCAGCCTGCTACTGACAGCCCTGGTCTGACGCCTGATTCTTGACCTGTAGGAGAAGCAGACGCAGGACCCTAGCACAGAGGGCCAAAGCGCGGTGAGGCTGGGAAGGGGCCATCTGCTAACAACTCCCAGTCTCCAACCCCCGCCTCCCTTTCCTGGCATCTCGGTGCTACTGTAGATTCTTCCTGAGACCCGTGAACCCAGAAGCAGCAGACACATGGCATTTTGTCTACTCAGCCCAGTTTTCCTAGATGTGATTCCATCTTGGGGAGCAGTAAGGGTCCCCTGGCCCAACAGGCAAGTGGAAGCAAGGAAGCTCCTTACTGCTAACCCTACAGCAGCCCGGCCTTGCTGAGAGGGTCCTGACAACAGCGGGAGCTTGGCCCACTTCAGGGACCACCAATAGGGGCGGAGGCTATGGTATAGTAGGGAACACTGGGGCTCTTGGAAGCTGCACAGAAGGCTATTATCAGGTCCAGGTTTGGATTTCTCAGTCCAGGAAAGTCCGTGTGCTTTGGCTTCCATAGGGAGCACAGGACAATGCAAGGGAATTGAGGCGGGTAGGGAATAGGACAGGGCCCTATCTTCTGGACATGGCCTGTGACAGAAGTCAGTCGCctccctgcagccactgctgTGGTCTCCTGCACAAACAAGGACCCAACCAAGGAGGGTGAGGATGGGGGGAGGTGCCAGGCCACTCACCGCAGCCTCCAGGTCTGTGTGCTCCTGGGAGCCATCCGCCTCCGGATGGGCCCTCGGGCCTCTGGGCTCCTGCCTGGGTTCGGTGGTTCTGCATAAGGACCCCTGACTCCTGGAGCCCCTGTTCTGTTCAcagtcctctgtccctggacagGCACAGTCACCAGTCAGTGGCCGGGTCTGAAGGCCCTAGCTAACCCCAAAGAGGCCACTCGATGCGCAGCACTGATCTCAGGTGTCTAGGGCTCAAGAGGACAAGCAGCTGAGTGAGACAAGCTCTAGCTCCAGACAGCTGCTGAGTgggccggggcgggggtgggggggtgcgggTCACAACCGGAAGGAATGGGGGGAATGCACCCggggagggtgaggaggagcCCTGCAGCCAGGGGGAGCCCGAGGCTGGACCCCGGGTACCTTCAGCAGGGGGAAAACCTGGCACCTGTGGAGTGCGGCCTGGGCCCGGCCTTGGGGGCCTGACCTGGAAGCTGGTCCCTCCGCTGCTCCATGAGCTCCACGTGCTCCAGCAGGCGGTCCACCTGGGCCTTGATGTGGCTCAGCTCGCCCCTGAGGCAGTGCAGCTCCTCGGTCTGgactggggggcaggggcagagggcaCTGCTGCTGGGACCTCTAAGCCCATGCTCCCTTCTAAGGGTCTCCCAGCTCCCCACTAGTCCTGCCGGTGAGGGCTGTGCCCGTTCACTCACGCTTTATCTCGGGGTGCAGCTGGCTCTTCCTGGGGGCCCTGTGGAGACTGAAGTGGCCCTTGACCCCCGTGCCCAGGTGGGCCCTCCGGATCCTGACAGGCACgcggtggaggaggggagggacccCCTGGTGTTCATACCCCCTGTGGAGACAGGACAGAGGGAGTCaggccaccagcctcccctgCGCCCAGAGGCCCGCCCTGCAGGACCCACCTACCTGCAGGGGCCGTCTTCCCTGTGCAGCTCGTAATCCAGGCTGTAGCTGCTGCTGTAATAGAAACAGGGAGAGGATCACTGCCCGGGGCCAGAGTCCTTGCCTAGACCCCAGTTTAATTTTGGGAAACAGGTTTGCAGCTTTTCCTTAGAATCTCAGGATTCTTCACCAAAAGCGCTCCCTAGGCACTTGACCAAGGTCACTTTGGGAGACCCCAGCAAACCAACTTCCCTGTCGCTGGGCTCGGAACGGGGAACCTTGCAGGTGGCTCCCGGTGGCAGGAGGGTCAACTGCCCACAGGCTTCTGGCCAGTCAGATCTGGGCCCTCCGCGGGCTCCTCTGGCTGACCCAGGCACTGCTGATCTTAGTGTGGCTCTTAGTCTGGCAAAGGATGAAAGGGAAGAGTTAAGTCAGGGCCCAAAGCTGTGGAGGGGCTACAAGAGCCTTTAATCCTGCATGGGAATGGCCGGGATGCAGGGCCAGCCAGACTGGCAGGGTGAGGACGGAAGCCCGGCCACCTTCGCTGCAGTGAGAGGAGGTGGGCGTCGAGGGGGTGCCGGGCCCGGCCTGGGGAGGAAGATCCTGTGGGGCTACCGCCCCTGAACTTCAGTGCAGCTTGAGGTTTCCGTTGGAGCAAGCGGGgcgctggggtggggaggagggggctgtgAAGCGGGTCAGGGAAGTTTCTGAAATAACCTTCCCTGCCCTGCGCCTAGGAACGAGGGGAGAGGTTGGTGGGAGCCCTGGGGCAGACGGGGGACATTCGGGGAGAGACCTTCGCCTTCATCGCGAGGCCCATAGGCCGGCGGATGAGGTTTCCGGCCGCCCCCGCCTTGCCTTCTGGCCTCAGGAAGTCTGGGTGGGCGGCCCGGGAGCCTCGGGACGCCGCTGATCCCGGGGGTGGGAGGCCCTTCCTGGGAGAAAGGGTAGAAGGGGGCACGCGGCAGGGCGGGGTGCCCCGCTTCCGGCGCCGCGGGGGCCAGGACGGAACTCGGGCTTTCGGGTCTCAGCCAAGCGCGGCCCCTCGGGGAACCTCCTCGCTGGTCCGGCCCCCGACGGGGCTGCAACTCCGCTCGGGAGCGCAGGGGAGGGGAGCCGCGCGGGGCGAAAGACGAGTACCGAGCTAGTTCAACAGGACCTCCGCTGAGgcattggtggttcagtggtagaattctcgCCTGCCACgcgggaggcccgggttcgattcccggccaATGCAGAAGgctgattgttttcttttaaacccctttcttcctccctccttcccctgccccttaaaaaaaaaaaaaaagactttctaaaATACCTAAAAATGACTAAGTAACAGTGATTCACTGACAGTTGAGTACACACTTGGGAGCTAGGGAGTTGAGACAGAGTTGGGTTGAATTTGGGGGTTAGAGGTTAGGCCTGGGCTTGCTGCAGGTTGAGGGCCTGGGGTCATTCCTGCTttgccccaccaccacccccacaccTCCAGTTTCCTCTAGGGTTTGTAGCCTTGCCCCTCCCGGGGTCCACAGTCCCTTCTGTCCCCTGGTCTGGGCTAATGATTACAGTCTGCAGGCTTCCACTtcccacaaaaagagaaataaaatgtaccATCAGAATGGTGCTGACGATGGAGGTCAGACCTCAGGGCCAAAGGCCGGGGATATGGGGCAATACTTCCGCCACAAACCTTTTCCTCTAGGTTGACAGATGCCGTTTTGAGACCCAAGGCACGTGACCTGCACTTGACCAGTTCTCACAGAGAAGGCATCCAGCACCTCGGGGGCTGCCAGGACCCCAGCCCGCTTCGGACGTTTTTCCACAGTCTGCTGTCTGaccgccacccccccaccccccaccgagGGCTTCATTCTCCCCACTGGAGACCCCTGAGGACACACGGGTCTTGAAGAGgccacccctgccccaggcctTGAGTGCCCAGCACCCGTAAGTGAAGTCTACATTCCTGAAGGAGAGCTGGCATTTCTTCCATTGCTTATGTCTTCCTCCACAGGCACCTACAGGACTGAGGCCGAGCCTGctgggccaggggctgggaggacatGAAGTCAGAAGAAGGCAACTGGAACCGAAGAAGGGTTAGCCCAGCGTCAAAGTGGTCACATGGAAAAAACAGGGCAGAGAACTGTGGGAAGGGGCCAGTTACAACCCTTTAGACAGATATTTACAAAACCCTGTCAACCCCCAGATGAGAGTCTCCCACATGAGATGGGAGGCAAACCACACACCATATATGCAGTTCTGCATCACTGGAGAAACCCAAGTTTAAAAGTCTATGTTACCTGTGTATTACTATATGTGAAGtcgatgaccagtccaagttcgatgcaggaagcagggcactcaaagctggtgccctgggacgacccagagggatgggatggggggggcaggtgggaggggggattgGGATGGGGGGTCAcaggtacacctgtggctgattcatgtcaatgtatggcaaaacccaccacaatagtaattagcctccaagtaaaataaattaattaacaacaacaaaaagtctgtTACCTACGAGTAAGCATCTACTCATCAGCCCCAAACAAACGCAGTGAAAAAAGCAGTCTACCCTATCTAAGGTAACCCAGAGCCTCAGGCTGCCGCGGACAGGGAGAGATTTGGCCTAATCCCTCTCAAGGTCAGCCTGGAGGTGCAGAAGCTTCTCACAGGGGCCCCCACCCAGCCCTTCCGTCCCGCTTCGAGGGAGATGAGACCCAAAAGAAACCAGAACCTTTGGTACCAAGTGCTTACACAGCATTGTACCTCACAGCGACCACCTGCCGactgcctcctgcctcccctaCCGCGAGACAGAAACCACCGAGGGTCCGCAGACAGGCCAGGAGCAGAGCACAGAGGCCCGCGGAGCGGACCAAGGGCCCACGGGTTCCCACACACCTTCCTTATCATCTGTGGAAATGGCACGGTGGCTGGCAGAGGCTGCTGAGCGCCTTTCTGAAAACGTTTAAAGGTTTCTTTAAAATTCCTTGAGGCTTCACAAGCAAGAGGGACGATTTCATCCAGAAAGGTTCCCATTTTCTACTTCCCAAACATCTATACCCAGAAACAGCTCCTGAGTGCCTCGCAGGAGAGGTTCCGCTTGGAGGACCCACAACCTCTGGGTCCAGGCGAGGGGAGAGGGCACCCCCAGCAGGAAGGGGGCTGGGTTATGTCAGCTAGAAGTGGCCTTGGAGTGAGCTGGACCGACCCCCCGACCCCCCAGTTTACGGGTAAAACCTGTGGCCGAGGGAGACGGCGAACGGGACAGGCGGTCTGGCCGGTTGGGGCGGCACACTGAGCAAGCCTCCTGGGGTGCTTCTTCTGTCCCGGGGAGCCCAGGGCCCCAGACAAGCCGTGGTCAGACTCCCTTCCCAGCAGGCAACCCCGGACTCACCGGGAGGTGGCTGTGCCCCATGGCCTCTTCCGGCCCTGCCGGACAGCGCTGGGCCTGGGCTCCCGAGCCATGTCCGATCTGAAGGGAGAGCCGCGGAGGCAGAGCTGAGGGCCGCTCCAGGCCGGCCCTCTCTGCCCCGCTGCTCTGAGGGGAGGCAGTGCCCATGGGAGGCCGTGCAGTGGGTGCCTGTGCCCAGTCCGTGGGCAGCGTGCCTGGTCCCCGGTCCCGGCCCAGCTGTCCAGGGCTGGGCTCCACTCTCAGGGGACCTGGTGCTGAGACAGTGTCCCTTTGACTCACTTCAAGGCAAAAGAACCTCTGAGGGTGGGGAGGCTGCTCTGCCGTTTCCCTAAACTGACCTCAGGAACCAGCCCCATTGTCCAGCccctggggcctggggtgggACCGTCACAGGCAGGAGTGGGGATGTTCATGACCCCTGAGGGACCCCAGCCCTGGCCGGGTTAGCTCTGCAGTGTGCCCGCCGGCCGCCCACCCGCAGCTGCCTCTGGGCTAGGCTCCCGGGCTGGCTGCTAACAGGGCCCCAGTGGCTCTCTGCCCGCCTGGGCTGTGGGAGGACACCCCGCTGCCCTCTCTTTTGGCGGCGGGGTAGTCAGAGAGTCCACTGAACCGGTTTAGAGCAGGGCTGATCAGCAAGCCAAGCAGTCTGTGCAGCAAGTCAGGGCAGGGGGTCTCCTTTCGGGCCCCTTCAACGCCCACCATTTGAGCACAGAGCTCCGTGCTCGTGGCAAATGGAGGGGAATCTGCTCATTGCTGTATTCCCACAGATCACCTGGGGCCTGGCCACCTGGTCAGTGCTCAGTTGATATCTGCTGAATTAATGAATGGAACGCCATTAGGTCAGTTCTAGCTTTTGTTTGTGGGTTTGGATGGGATCTCAGAGTTTCACCTGTGACTTTGAGGCCCCTCCCTGAGCCCACCCCATTTCCTCCTGAATCTATGATtgtcgggagccgcgttaggcattactgaccaAATGGAGGtacagcccccagccccctctcctcatcccaCAGGCACGgacctgggatgaaggagttaggccttatgattctgacttgttttttcctctccttggctgagttgactgaaaaggaatattaaggtgcttattgttcttgagaggggcatgagaaggcacaaagccttctgcaactgtgctcagagaataattcataaagttaatcatcgacatttgtttaaggacttttacaaaagagtgttccaggatgagcacatacgccgcagcttgaggccatgggagggattgctatctgaagcctatttgtgagaaaaatgtttatggcaaaggagtttactgaatttagggcttagaaataattaaaatagttagaagttaaagatttaaggaatgttgtaaagttagcatattttactatagcttatagaagttaggaatttttagagacgcTATAGCTAGaacctttttaagagatagtgagctcaggatgttaggggcaaacaggatttaggaagataagtagtaaactgaggaatgtagcatgagttacaatgtaatcagaagttaactataggacacattagaggaagtagataatagatggTAAGGCTGATTccaagagaatcactgaagcaggaactctgaagagcaacaatgatttatggacataataaatctgggtgagggggaactgaaaatgtcaaacctctgacctaatgcttttgtaaaagtataaaagaaaatcttaaacttgaaataaataggcagtccaagaaaactgagaggctgcctcatcGCTGACACCgttcatctcttcaggttgaatccctggctgctggagctggactccggcataTGATCATCATCCATGGCCCACTTTTAGCTGTCAAGACAGTAACAAATGAGAGCCTTCTTTTCCTGTTCACAAGGCTTCCTGCAGCACAGTCACCAAGAGCATTTATCCAGCACCTGCTTGCTCACGAAGAGCGACAGGAAGACCAGCAGCAGTGTCCCGAGATGCTGGCAGTCCTGACCGGGTCATCAGTTGGGAGGAAGTCGGTGATTCTGTACCCCCTCCCTCAGTCCTTCTCTCCCATTCACGATCCTGTCTTATCCACTCAATAACACATTAAACACACACCCAGGCACTAAGAAAACAGCTGTGCTTCCATGCCGTCTGGCTTTCCATGtcttttctttgactttcatATTCACAGTGTCCAGAGAAACACACCCATGTTCACCATGTAGGGCAACAATGCCtgaaaatatgtaaagcaaatctcattttaaaaaatggacttaGGGAACTCTGAAGAGGGAGCTTGCACACATGTAGCACTCATTGCAGCCTGTATAGCcagcaggaagaaggaagataACTATTTTTAACAAAGGAGGACATTAATCTCATGGGGATTTTATTAATATCTCCTGCTATTTTTTGCAGGGGCTGGTGGGGGGCGGTGGCTGCTccatgcagcttgtggaatcttaaggcttgaacccgggccctcagcagtgaaaacatggagtcctaaccactggactggatTCCCTGGTAAGTCACCCTTCCTGTTCAAAAGCAGGGAGAACATGTGATTCCTAATGTTTTAAAACAGCTGTTGGAAAACAgcgtctgctgctgctaagtcacttcagtcatgtctgactctgtgcgaccccatagacggcagcccaccaggctcccccgtccctgggattctccaggcaagaacactggagtgggttaacatttccttctccagttggaAAACAGAGCCCCTCAGAATTAAGACATTTTAGGGAATCCAAAGGCAAGATAGCTTCACCTAATTTTTGGACAAGCACTTGTGCCTTTCTGGAAAAATAGGTGAACTTTTAGAGAATTTAGAGTTATAATGGCCATCCTGGGGAAACATTGCTTTAGATAAGTCCACCTAAAGGGAACTCCTTATGTATcagtctggtggctcaggtggtaaagaatctgcctgcaatgcaggagacctaggttcagtccctgggttgggaagatcccctggataagggaatggcaacccactcctctgttcttgcctggaaaatactatgggcagaggatcctggtgggctacagtccatggggtcacaaaaacactttcatttttc from Bubalus bubalis isolate 160015118507 breed Murrah chromosome 18, NDDB_SH_1, whole genome shotgun sequence harbors:
- the EXOSC6 gene encoding exosome complex component MTR3; the encoded protein is MPGDHRRIRGPEESQPPQLYAAGEGEEPAPRDPARLRPVYARAGLLSQAKGSAYLEAGGTKVLCAVSGPRPAEGGERGGGPAGAGGEAPAALRGRLLCDFRRAPFSGRRRRAPPGGGEERELALALQEALEPAVRLGRYPRAQLEVSALLLEDGGSALAAALTAAALALADAGVEMYDLVVGCGLSRAPAPAPAWLLDPTLLEEERAAAGLTVALMPVLNQVAGVLGSGEGGPTESWAEAVRLGLEGCQRLYPVLQQCLVRAARRRGAAAPF
- the LOC102397317 gene encoding uncharacterized protein LOC102397317 isoform X2; this encodes MAREPRPSAVRQGRKRPWGTATSRSYSLDYELHREDGPCRGYEHQGVPPLLHRVPVRIRRAHLGTGVKGHFSLHRAPRKSQLHPEIKLQTEELHCLRGELSHIKAQVDRLLEHVELMEQRRDQLPGQAPKAGPRPHSTGTEDCEQNRGSRSQGSLCRTTEPRQEPRGPRAHPEADGSQEHTDLEAAGPASASPTGQESGVRPGLSVAGWNPSRLISSRHGPCLECFLEGLSAAPMPPILEPGQWKWRRGSARWARNPALVLLLALAQRLKRMPAM
- the LOC102397317 gene encoding uncharacterized protein LOC102397317 isoform X3; translation: MAREPRPSAVRQGRKRPWGTATSRSSYSLDYELHREDGPCRGYEHQGVPPLLHRVPVRIRRAHLGTGVKGHFSLHRAPRKSQLHPEIKLQTEELHCLRGELSHIKAQVDRLLEHVELMEQRRDQLPGTEDCEQNRGSRSQGSLCRTTEPRQEPRGPRAHPEADGSQEHTDLEAAGPASASPTGQESGVRPGLSVAGWNPSRLISSRHGPCLECFLEGLSAAPMPPILEPGQWKWRRGSARWARNPALVLLLALAQRLKRMPAM
- the LOC102397317 gene encoding uncharacterized protein LOC102397317 isoform X4 — protein: MAREPRPSAVRQGRKRPWGTATSRSSYSLDYELHREDGPCRGYEHQGVPPLLHRVPVRIRRAHLGTGVKGHFSLHRAPRKSQLHPEIKLQTEELHCLRGELSHIKAQVDRLLEHVELMEQRRDQLPGQAPKAGPRPHSTGTEDCEQNRGSRSQGSLCRTTEPRQEPRGPRAHPEADGSQEHTDLEAAVKNQASDQGCQ
- the LOC102397317 gene encoding uncharacterized protein LOC102397317 isoform X1, with translation MAREPRPSAVRQGRKRPWGTATSRSSYSLDYELHREDGPCRGYEHQGVPPLLHRVPVRIRRAHLGTGVKGHFSLHRAPRKSQLHPEIKLQTEELHCLRGELSHIKAQVDRLLEHVELMEQRRDQLPGQAPKAGPRPHSTGTEDCEQNRGSRSQGSLCRTTEPRQEPRGPRAHPEADGSQEHTDLEAAGPASASPTGQESGVRPGLSVAGWNPSRLISSRHGPCLECFLEGLSAAPMPPILEPGQWKWRRGSARWARNPALVLLLALAQRLKRMPAM